In a single window of the Renibacterium salmoninarum ATCC 33209 genome:
- a CDS encoding beta-ketoacyl-ACP synthase III encodes MATPALKQSALRAHTRILGLGSYRSEIVVTNDDVCQWIDSSDEWIRQRTGIVTRLRAPREIGVVEMAESAAREALSNAGIEASQLGAVIVSTVTHQYATPSAASLLAERLGATPAPAFDISAACAGYCYGIGQADALVRSGAADYVLVVGVEKLSDVIENHERTISFLLGDGAGAAIIGPSDQAGIGPTIWGSDGSKWDAIGMTHSLLEVRDATLAAKNDGKLAAAAIAETEISLWPTLRQDGQTVFRWAVWEMAKVAKQALEAAGVTAADLAAFVPHQANMRIIDSLVKELALPEHVVVARDIEDTGNTSAASIPLASCRLLKENPELSGGLSLQIGFGAGLVFGAQVVVLP; translated from the coding sequence GTGGCAACTCCTGCGCTGAAACAATCAGCACTGCGCGCACATACTCGTATTCTGGGACTGGGCTCATACCGGTCTGAGATCGTCGTGACCAACGACGACGTCTGCCAATGGATCGATTCTTCTGACGAGTGGATCAGGCAACGTACGGGCATTGTGACTAGGCTCCGTGCACCGCGCGAAATTGGCGTGGTGGAAATGGCAGAGTCGGCCGCTCGCGAAGCCCTGAGTAATGCAGGGATCGAGGCATCGCAGCTTGGCGCCGTCATCGTATCTACCGTGACTCATCAGTACGCCACCCCCTCTGCAGCATCGCTGCTTGCTGAGCGGCTTGGCGCAACTCCTGCACCAGCTTTCGATATCTCGGCGGCCTGCGCTGGGTATTGCTACGGAATCGGCCAAGCCGACGCATTAGTTCGTTCTGGCGCAGCCGATTATGTTTTGGTCGTCGGCGTCGAAAAGCTCTCCGATGTGATCGAAAACCACGAACGCACCATCTCGTTCCTCCTTGGCGACGGCGCCGGTGCGGCAATCATTGGGCCCTCGGATCAGGCAGGAATCGGACCGACCATTTGGGGTTCAGACGGAAGTAAATGGGATGCCATTGGCATGACGCACTCATTACTCGAAGTCAGAGACGCAACACTCGCGGCGAAGAACGACGGTAAATTAGCTGCAGCGGCAATTGCTGAAACAGAAATCAGCCTTTGGCCGACCTTGCGTCAAGACGGTCAGACCGTTTTCCGTTGGGCCGTTTGGGAAATGGCCAAGGTTGCCAAACAGGCCCTAGAAGCCGCCGGGGTTACTGCAGCCGATTTGGCCGCGTTCGTCCCGCACCAGGCCAATATGCGGATCATCGACTCCTTGGTCAAGGAATTGGCGCTGCCAGAGCACGTTGTGGTTGCGCGTGACATTGAAGACACTGGAAACACTTCGGCCGCGTCAATCCCGCTGGCTTCCTGCCGACTTTTGAAAGAGAACCCGGAACTGAGCGGTGGACTATCGCTGCAGATTGGCTTTGGCGCTGGCCTAGTTTTCGGTGCTCAAGTAGTGGTTTTGCCGTAA
- a CDS encoding ACP S-malonyltransferase — MLAIVYPGQGAQSPGFLSPWLELPGVQEQLANLSDAVGIDLIAHGTTSDAETIKDTAVAQPLIVAAGLIAARALLGSDQATAPAVLAGHSVGEITAAALAGVLSQGEAMTFVRERANNMAIAAAATPTGMSAVVGGDPAEVLEAIAAAGLTPANMNSTGQTVAAGTLEQLAALAATPPAKARVIALKVAGAFHTIHMQSAVGVLEELQPRLHPQDPLVTLLSNHDGAALTSGKQAVQSLIDQVSRPVRWDLCMQTMLELGVDTLIELTPAGTLTGLAKRAMPGIATVAVKTPADLDAARELIAISEKSSSETNKGS, encoded by the coding sequence GTGCTTGCAATAGTCTACCCTGGACAGGGCGCCCAGTCCCCCGGCTTCCTCAGCCCTTGGCTTGAATTACCCGGAGTTCAGGAGCAACTGGCCAACTTGAGCGACGCCGTCGGCATCGATTTAATCGCCCACGGCACCACCTCCGACGCCGAAACTATCAAGGACACCGCAGTAGCTCAGCCACTCATCGTAGCGGCCGGACTGATCGCGGCTCGAGCACTTCTTGGCAGCGACCAAGCCACCGCGCCTGCAGTTTTGGCTGGACACTCCGTTGGTGAAATTACTGCCGCTGCGCTAGCCGGTGTGCTTAGCCAAGGCGAGGCGATGACTTTTGTTCGCGAACGCGCCAACAACATGGCCATAGCTGCTGCCGCCACGCCAACCGGGATGAGCGCCGTCGTCGGCGGGGATCCTGCCGAAGTCCTTGAAGCAATTGCGGCTGCTGGCCTCACACCCGCCAATATGAATAGCACCGGTCAAACAGTTGCGGCCGGCACTCTTGAGCAGCTTGCAGCCTTGGCTGCCACTCCACCAGCTAAGGCACGGGTCATTGCCCTGAAGGTTGCCGGCGCTTTCCACACGATTCATATGCAATCCGCCGTTGGCGTTTTAGAGGAGCTCCAGCCTCGTCTGCATCCGCAAGATCCACTGGTAACGCTGCTATCTAACCACGACGGCGCCGCGCTCACCTCTGGTAAGCAAGCCGTGCAAAGTTTAATTGATCAAGTGTCTCGTCCGGTCCGCTGGGATCTGTGCATGCAGACCATGCTCGAGCTCGGCGTCGATACACTGATTGAGCTAACCCCCGCTGGCACGCTCACTGGATTAGCCAAGCGGGCAATGCCAGGTATTGCTACCGTTGCAGTAAAGACACCGGCGGACCTAGACGCTGCTCGCGAGTTGATCGCAATTTCCGAGAAATCGTCATCCGAAACGAACAAAGGATCGTAG
- a CDS encoding PucR family transcriptional regulator, with the protein MPSPKNTVGTPAIAPSNEQTLATLRKRIGALSTATTHQFDVSLPWYRRLGAEERSALGLLAQNGIASFVSYYQRPSSPGWVLTDVFGNAPTELTSSVSLQKALQLIRIVVQVVEDQVPELAAPGDEAPLREAVLRYAREVAFAAADVYARAAESRGAWDTRLESLIVDAILRGENTDALRSRIAALGWKSNDRFTVMVGASPAGAGQGFVNELRRMASRHAEDALVGIQGDRLIVVLGGVTDQESAYTKISELFGTGPVVYGPEASSLVEASNSARAAFAGLAAVRSWPQAPRPVAANDLWPERVMNGDDDAKRALVRNVYRPLLSASNGLVETLSAYLSLGHSLEATARELFIHANTVRYRLRKVIDVTGWDPLLPREAFVLQTALAVGRLATPLKTANDRNSTKS; encoded by the coding sequence ATGCCATCTCCGAAAAACACCGTCGGCACGCCCGCTATTGCACCTAGCAACGAGCAAACCCTTGCCACGCTGCGCAAACGTATCGGCGCCCTTTCCACGGCGACCACACACCAATTTGACGTATCACTTCCCTGGTACCGCAGGCTTGGTGCGGAAGAACGAAGTGCCTTGGGATTATTGGCTCAGAATGGCATCGCATCCTTTGTGAGTTACTACCAGCGGCCATCTTCTCCTGGTTGGGTTTTGACCGATGTTTTTGGAAATGCCCCCACCGAGCTAACCAGTTCAGTCAGCTTGCAAAAGGCGCTTCAACTGATCCGGATAGTGGTCCAAGTCGTGGAAGATCAAGTACCCGAGCTTGCCGCACCTGGCGATGAAGCACCGTTGCGGGAAGCTGTTCTTCGGTACGCCCGCGAGGTCGCTTTCGCGGCAGCGGATGTTTATGCGCGGGCAGCGGAATCTCGTGGGGCCTGGGATACCCGATTGGAGTCGCTCATTGTGGACGCAATCTTACGCGGTGAGAACACCGATGCGCTCCGCTCCCGAATTGCTGCACTGGGCTGGAAATCAAACGACCGATTCACCGTAATGGTTGGCGCCTCACCAGCTGGCGCCGGCCAAGGATTCGTCAACGAGCTGCGCCGGATGGCAAGTCGGCACGCAGAAGACGCCCTGGTAGGCATTCAAGGTGATCGCCTCATTGTCGTGTTGGGTGGCGTGACTGACCAGGAATCCGCCTACACAAAAATCAGCGAACTCTTTGGCACTGGTCCTGTGGTTTATGGCCCCGAAGCATCATCGCTAGTCGAGGCAAGCAATTCGGCGCGCGCGGCTTTCGCTGGGCTCGCTGCTGTCCGGTCCTGGCCCCAGGCGCCACGTCCTGTTGCCGCAAACGATCTTTGGCCGGAGCGAGTTATGAATGGCGACGACGACGCAAAGCGCGCGCTAGTCCGCAATGTATATCGCCCACTTCTTTCTGCCTCTAACGGGCTAGTAGAGACCCTCAGCGCGTATCTCTCCTTGGGACATTCACTCGAAGCTACCGCCCGTGAGTTGTTTATCCATGCCAATACCGTTCGGTACCGACTTCGAAAGGTCATTGATGTCACTGGATGGGACCCGCTGTTGCCAAGAGAAGCCTTCGTTTTGCAGACAGCACTCGCCGTTGGGCGACTCGCAACTCCGCTAAAGACCGCGAATGATCGGAACTCCACTAAAAGCTAA
- the aceE gene encoding pyruvate dehydrogenase (acetyl-transferring), homodimeric type has protein sequence MAAGEENSQILSVLTNQLPDRDPDETAEWIESLDSLIKEQGTERAQFIMRSLLQRAGAQSVGVPMVTTTDYVNTIPVDQEPEFPGDEEIERKYRAWLRWNAAIMVHRAQRPDIGVGGHISTYAGAATLYEVGFNHFFRGKDHPGGGDQIYFQGHASPGMYARAFMEGRLSEEDLDGFRQEKSKEGHGLSSYPHPRLMPDFWEFPTVSMGIGPMNAIYQAQSNRYLENRGIKDTSESQVWAFLGDGEMDEPESRGLLQLAANDKLDNLNFVINCNLQRLDGPVRGNGKIMQELEAFFRGAGWNVIKVVWGREWDSLLEKDNDGALVDIMNTTVDGDYQTYKAESGGFVREHFFGQSPQTKEMVADMTDEDIWNLKRGGHDYRKVYAAYKAAVEFKGKPTVILAHTVKGYGLGTHFEGRNATHQMKKLTLQDLKDFRDHLRIPITDEQLEANPYHPPYYHPGMDTPEIKYLMERRLALGGFVPERRHKHTELTLPGDKAYEVANRGSGKQMAATTMAFVRLLKDLMRDKEFGKRVVPIIPDEARTFGMDSFFPTAKIYNPKGQNYLSVDRDLVLAYKESPSGQIVHAGINEAGSVAAFTAAGTAYATHGEPLIPIYVFYSMFGFQRTGDGLWAAADQMSRGFVVGATAGRTTLTGEGLQHADGHSLILASTNPAVISYDPAYGYEIGHIVRSGLERMYGTNSSFTEEERNVMYYLLVYNEPLLQPAAPEELDVEGIVKGIYLLAPAKVDGPRTQLLASGVAVPWALEAQKILADEWGVSADVWSVTSWTELRRDGLAAEEEQFLNPAAPVRTPFVTEQLAGATGPIVAVTDHMKAVPDQIRQFVPNEFATLGADGFGFSDTRAAARRFFKIDSHSVVVRALEMLARRGEVDAQAPIQAIEKYRLLDVNAGTTGNAGGDS, from the coding sequence GTGGCTGCTGGAGAAGAAAATTCTCAGATTCTGAGCGTACTGACTAATCAGTTGCCTGACCGTGATCCGGACGAGACCGCCGAGTGGATTGAATCCCTCGACTCGTTGATCAAAGAGCAGGGCACAGAACGCGCACAATTCATCATGCGATCGCTGCTTCAGCGCGCAGGAGCTCAGAGCGTTGGCGTACCCATGGTGACTACCACGGACTACGTCAACACCATTCCCGTTGACCAGGAACCTGAGTTCCCCGGCGACGAGGAAATTGAGCGTAAATACCGTGCTTGGTTACGTTGGAATGCCGCGATCATGGTTCATCGCGCCCAGCGGCCAGACATTGGAGTTGGCGGTCACATCTCAACGTATGCCGGTGCGGCGACCCTCTACGAAGTGGGCTTCAACCACTTCTTTCGAGGCAAAGACCACCCGGGGGGCGGAGACCAGATCTATTTCCAGGGTCACGCCTCCCCGGGCATGTACGCTCGCGCCTTCATGGAAGGCCGATTGAGCGAAGAGGACCTGGACGGGTTCCGGCAGGAGAAGTCCAAAGAAGGCCACGGTCTTTCGTCCTACCCGCACCCGCGGCTCATGCCAGATTTCTGGGAATTCCCAACGGTTTCCATGGGCATTGGCCCCATGAACGCGATCTACCAGGCCCAGTCCAACCGCTATCTTGAAAACCGCGGCATCAAAGACACCTCCGAGAGCCAGGTTTGGGCTTTCTTGGGCGACGGCGAGATGGACGAGCCGGAATCCCGTGGTTTGCTTCAACTCGCAGCCAACGACAAGCTGGACAACCTTAACTTCGTGATTAACTGCAACTTGCAGCGCTTGGATGGACCGGTACGCGGCAACGGCAAGATCATGCAGGAGCTTGAAGCCTTCTTCCGCGGCGCGGGCTGGAATGTGATCAAGGTCGTTTGGGGCCGCGAGTGGGATTCATTGCTTGAAAAAGACAATGATGGCGCACTGGTGGACATTATGAACACCACGGTCGACGGCGATTACCAGACCTACAAGGCCGAGTCGGGCGGATTCGTTCGCGAACACTTCTTCGGCCAGTCACCGCAGACCAAAGAGATGGTCGCGGACATGACCGACGAAGATATTTGGAACCTTAAGCGCGGCGGCCACGATTACCGCAAGGTTTATGCAGCGTACAAGGCTGCCGTCGAATTCAAGGGTAAACCGACAGTCATCCTGGCACACACGGTCAAGGGCTACGGCTTGGGCACGCACTTCGAAGGTCGCAACGCGACGCACCAGATGAAGAAGCTCACCCTGCAGGATCTCAAGGATTTCCGCGACCACTTGCGGATCCCGATCACTGACGAGCAGCTTGAGGCCAATCCTTACCACCCCCCGTACTACCACCCAGGTATGGATACTCCGGAGATCAAGTACCTCATGGAGCGACGCCTGGCTCTGGGCGGATTTGTTCCCGAGCGACGTCATAAGCACACCGAGCTAACTTTGCCCGGCGACAAAGCTTATGAGGTGGCAAACCGCGGTTCTGGAAAGCAGATGGCCGCAACGACCATGGCGTTTGTCCGGTTACTCAAAGACCTGATGCGAGACAAGGAATTCGGTAAGCGCGTAGTGCCGATCATTCCGGATGAAGCCCGTACTTTCGGTATGGACTCCTTCTTCCCGACGGCCAAGATCTATAACCCTAAGGGGCAGAACTACCTGTCCGTTGACCGGGACTTGGTCTTGGCTTATAAGGAATCTCCTTCCGGCCAAATTGTGCATGCCGGCATCAACGAGGCCGGTTCGGTTGCCGCCTTCACTGCCGCTGGTACCGCTTATGCGACGCACGGCGAGCCGTTGATCCCGATTTATGTCTTTTACTCGATGTTCGGCTTCCAACGCACTGGAGACGGACTGTGGGCAGCGGCAGATCAAATGAGCCGTGGGTTCGTTGTAGGAGCAACCGCTGGTAGAACCACACTGACTGGCGAAGGCTTGCAGCACGCCGATGGGCATTCCTTGATTCTTGCCTCGACCAACCCGGCTGTGATCAGCTACGACCCGGCATACGGCTACGAAATTGGCCATATTGTGCGAAGTGGCCTGGAGCGGATGTACGGGACAAATTCTTCATTCACCGAAGAAGAGCGCAACGTCATGTACTACCTTTTGGTGTACAACGAGCCGTTGCTTCAGCCTGCCGCACCGGAGGAGCTCGACGTCGAGGGCATCGTCAAGGGCATCTACCTTTTGGCACCAGCCAAGGTTGACGGTCCGCGCACTCAGCTACTCGCGAGTGGAGTCGCCGTACCGTGGGCACTCGAGGCCCAGAAGATTCTGGCCGATGAATGGGGAGTTTCCGCTGATGTTTGGTCGGTTACCTCTTGGACCGAGTTGCGTCGCGACGGTTTAGCGGCCGAGGAAGAGCAATTCCTCAACCCGGCTGCACCGGTACGGACGCCGTTTGTCACGGAACAACTCGCTGGAGCTACTGGTCCGATTGTTGCCGTAACGGACCATATGAAGGCTGTTCCAGATCAGATCCGTCAGTTTGTCCCGAACGAATTCGCTACCTTGGGTGCCGATGGCTTCGGATTCTCCGACACCCGTGCAGCAGCTCGTCGGTTCTTCAAGATCGACTCGCATTCAGTTGTGGTGCGTGCTCTTGAGATGCTGGCACGCCGTGGCGAGGTCGATGCACAGGCCCCGATTCAGGCAATTGAGAAGTACCGCTTGCTTGACGTCAATGCCGGCACCACCGGCAACGCAGGTGGCGACAGCTAA
- a CDS encoding DUF3052 domain-containing protein: MGEAETGTTDDNVAVRLGFKEGELVKEFGYDEDVDFDLRADIEDLSGSDLIEEEEHEVVDAIVLWHRADDDDLVDVLMDSLTSLEEGGVIWVLSPKSGRDGYLPPGDIQEAAPTAGLHVTSTVGVSEDWAATRLVPRRNK; encoded by the coding sequence GTGGGTGAGGCCGAAACCGGCACAACGGACGATAACGTGGCGGTGCGATTGGGATTTAAGGAAGGTGAGCTTGTCAAAGAATTCGGTTATGACGAGGACGTCGACTTCGACCTCCGCGCTGATATCGAAGATTTGTCGGGTTCAGACCTGATCGAAGAAGAAGAACATGAAGTCGTGGACGCGATCGTGCTTTGGCATCGGGCCGACGACGACGATCTGGTGGATGTTTTGATGGATTCCCTTACTTCGTTAGAGGAAGGCGGAGTCATCTGGGTCTTGAGTCCAAAGTCAGGTCGCGATGGCTATCTCCCGCCAGGAGACATTCAGGAAGCTGCCCCAACAGCTGGCTTGCACGTCACCAGCACCGTGGGCGTATCCGAAGATTGGGCAGCCACCAGGCTGGTACCTCGTCGGAATAAATAG
- a CDS encoding peroxiredoxin — protein sequence MLGSNRTDNGGLEVGELVPDFELPNQFGEPIQLAAQRGKNVLLVFYPFAFSSVCTTELNELAERSAELIRANTVLLAVSVDSKYSLRAYSQAQKISFDLLSDFWPHGAVAQKFRVFDSVRGMAQRGTFAIDALGRLRSSFFSESGQARPWQEYQKALDLLAIEGSLQKTDFIVS from the coding sequence ATGCTGGGTTCGAATCGAACTGACAATGGCGGACTTGAAGTAGGGGAACTCGTTCCTGACTTCGAGTTGCCGAATCAGTTTGGCGAACCAATACAGCTTGCCGCGCAGCGCGGGAAAAATGTCTTGCTGGTCTTCTATCCTTTTGCCTTTTCTAGTGTCTGTACGACGGAGCTGAACGAGCTTGCAGAGCGATCTGCCGAGTTGATCCGCGCGAATACCGTGCTGTTGGCGGTATCGGTTGATAGTAAGTACAGCCTGCGCGCGTACTCGCAGGCGCAGAAAATTTCCTTTGACTTGTTGAGCGATTTTTGGCCGCACGGGGCCGTAGCGCAAAAATTCAGGGTATTCGATTCCGTTCGCGGGATGGCCCAGCGTGGCACTTTCGCGATTGATGCTCTTGGCAGGCTCAGATCCAGCTTCTTTTCCGAATCTGGGCAGGCCAGGCCGTGGCAGGAATACCAAAAAGCGTTGGACTTGTTGGCTATCGAGGGGTCGCTGCAAAAAACGGACTTTATTGTGTCGTAA
- a CDS encoding IS3 family transposase, whose amino-acid sequence MSTTESEQVRALKRENRELRESLEIVKAASVFFAGELDPREALIRGFIDEQRFLGWAVEVICKVLRGQGLTVTARTYRSWKVSTASVRDMAEASVMDALLGTVGTPEGMYGRRKMTAWLRRKGFEVSYRQVNRLMSLLSLKGRVRGKGVRTTVPDRNHDRAPDLLDRCFTAAGPNQRWVADFTYVRTWAGFVYVAFIIDCFSKYIVGWNISTIKDTALVSTALRMGLWQRTRTRHPVAEGLIHHSAAGSQYTSLHFGETLTLEGIAASIGSVGDAYDNALAESTIGLFKTEAVREDSPFRNGPLKTIDEVEWASLAWIDWYNNDRLHTSIGDIPPTEHEVVYYAKETIPAQPVQGLA is encoded by the coding sequence ATGTCCACGACGGAATCGGAGCAGGTACGTGCGCTCAAACGTGAGAATCGTGAGCTGCGTGAGTCGTTAGAGATTGTGAAGGCTGCGTCGGTTTTCTTCGCGGGGGAACTCGACCCCCGCGAAGCATTGATCAGGGGATTCATCGATGAACAACGCTTCCTTGGCTGGGCAGTCGAGGTGATCTGCAAGGTCCTGCGTGGCCAGGGCTTAACGGTCACTGCCCGGACCTACCGTAGTTGGAAGGTCTCCACCGCTTCGGTCCGGGACATGGCAGAGGCTTCGGTTATGGATGCGTTGCTAGGAACGGTAGGGACACCGGAGGGAATGTACGGGAGGAGGAAAATGACGGCTTGGCTGCGTCGGAAAGGATTCGAGGTCTCTTACCGGCAGGTGAACCGGCTCATGAGCTTGTTGAGTTTGAAAGGCCGGGTACGGGGCAAAGGTGTGCGCACCACGGTGCCGGACCGAAACCATGACCGTGCCCCGGATTTATTGGATCGGTGCTTCACCGCAGCTGGCCCAAATCAGCGCTGGGTTGCGGACTTCACCTATGTGCGCACCTGGGCAGGTTTCGTCTATGTCGCGTTCATCATTGATTGTTTCTCCAAGTACATCGTGGGCTGGAACATCTCCACGATCAAGGACACCGCCCTGGTGAGCACAGCACTCAGGATGGGCTTATGGCAGCGGACACGCACCAGGCATCCGGTCGCAGAAGGGCTGATCCATCATTCCGCCGCCGGGTCCCAGTACACTTCCTTGCATTTCGGGGAAACCCTGACTCTGGAGGGCATCGCAGCATCAATCGGCTCTGTCGGGGACGCCTACGATAACGCCTTGGCCGAGTCCACCATCGGCCTGTTCAAGACTGAAGCCGTCCGAGAAGATTCTCCCTTCCGCAACGGGCCGTTGAAAACCATCGATGAGGTTGAATGGGCCAGCTTGGCCTGGATCGATTGGTACAACAACGACCGCCTACACACCAGCATCGGAGACATCCCACCGACAGAACACGAAGTAGTGTATTACGCTAAAGAAACCATCCCGGCCCAACCGGTGCAGGGACTCGCATAA
- a CDS encoding type IV secretory system conjugative DNA transfer family protein → MPQSSTAAVLIGATLVVVLTLWLVVKVRKRSGSVPVDRAATHMGRGGRIRALLRPAVAAKAKRFGMDQKKHPGLEVARTVTGNLPLHSSWEDTCLDIRGPRTSKTISRAIPAVLSAPGAVVATSNKTDLADACTGPRAKVGTVWLFDPQNLRNTATEPT, encoded by the coding sequence TTGCCGCAATCCTCAACCGCCGCCGTGTTGATCGGTGCGACTCTGGTCGTTGTCCTGACGCTTTGGTTAGTGGTCAAGGTTCGCAAACGTTCCGGTTCAGTACCGGTAGACCGTGCAGCGACCCATATGGGTCGTGGCGGCCGGATTCGGGCTTTACTCCGGCCAGCGGTAGCAGCGAAAGCGAAACGCTTCGGCATGGACCAGAAAAAGCATCCTGGCCTAGAAGTCGCCCGGACAGTTACCGGCAACCTGCCACTGCATTCGTCCTGGGAAGATACGTGCCTGGATATTCGCGGACCAAGAACTTCTAAAACAATCTCCAGGGCCATACCGGCGGTACTGAGCGCTCCTGGCGCGGTGGTGGCAACCTCGAATAAAACCGACCTCGCCGACGCTTGCACCGGGCCACGGGCGAAGGTCGGCACGGTCTGGTTGTTCGATCCGCAAAACCTCCGCAACACCGCGACGGAACCTACCTGA
- a CDS encoding type IV secretory system conjugative DNA transfer family protein, whose amino-acid sequence MEAQSKRLASNRTLTEKTRDGVYAKARQVLSFAASPSLLAWCEPGQAKEPFDPVAFVGSTDSLFLLSQEGTGSAGPIVAALVKAVLSAAEKKAATNGGRLPVPLVAVLDEAANICRIPELPDKYSHYGSRGIMPITILQSYEQGEEAWGRAGMAKLFSAANLTTVGGSITSTDFLKRVSDLIGTYQYNERTVSYNSGGQGRPGGTSIGSQRHTENILEVSDLAALPADRIVVISSACPPVLAKTTP is encoded by the coding sequence ATGGAAGCGCAAAGCAAGCGGTTGGCAAGTAACCGGACGTTAACAGAGAAAACCAGGGACGGTGTTTACGCCAAAGCACGGCAGGTTCTTTCTTTCGCTGCTTCGCCATCGTTGTTGGCTTGGTGCGAACCGGGCCAAGCCAAAGAGCCGTTCGATCCAGTCGCGTTCGTAGGATCCACCGACTCGTTGTTTCTGCTTTCCCAAGAAGGTACCGGCAGTGCCGGACCAATTGTTGCCGCACTGGTGAAGGCTGTTTTGTCGGCGGCGGAGAAGAAAGCAGCCACCAACGGTGGACGGCTACCAGTGCCACTGGTAGCGGTTTTGGATGAGGCGGCGAACATTTGCCGGATACCAGAACTGCCCGACAAATATTCGCACTACGGCTCGCGTGGGATCATGCCGATCACGATCCTGCAATCGTACGAGCAAGGCGAAGAAGCCTGGGGGAGGGCCGGTATGGCGAAACTGTTCTCCGCCGCGAACCTGACCACCGTCGGCGGAAGCATCACCTCCACCGATTTCCTTAAACGAGTCTCCGATTTAATCGGCACCTACCAGTACAACGAACGTACTGTTTCCTACAATTCCGGTGGACAAGGACGCCCAGGCGGAACGTCTATCGGAAGCCAACGACATACCGAAAACATTCTCGAAGTTTCCGACCTTGCCGCGCTACCGGCAGACCGGATCGTCGTTATTTCCTCGGCCTGCCCGCCAGTATTAGCGAAAACCACGCCATAG
- a CDS encoding DUF4913 domain-containing protein, whose amino-acid sequence MEADLADSSIDTATGEITEQRPENIFDAPAKQKELNVFVEAIRQIVPACGEWPKWCNQWQEHPEAVQRFHALFLAAGQVQKKEISLSAWWLEHWDRHKSALFDTYGVFRRCSPEDHTDNPYPSMRKKQAANPAATA is encoded by the coding sequence ATGGAAGCCGACCTTGCAGACAGCAGCATCGATACCGCCACCGGCGAAATTACCGAACAACGACCGGAAAACATCTTCGATGCACCGGCAAAGCAAAAAGAACTCAACGTTTTTGTGGAAGCGATTCGGCAAATTGTTCCGGCATGCGGCGAATGGCCGAAATGGTGCAACCAGTGGCAGGAACATCCAGAAGCCGTCCAACGCTTCCATGCTTTATTCCTTGCAGCCGGGCAAGTACAAAAGAAAGAAATTTCTTTATCGGCGTGGTGGCTCGAGCACTGGGACAGACACAAGTCAGCTTTGTTCGATACCTACGGCGTGTTCCGCCGGTGCAGCCCGGAAGACCATACCGACAATCCGTATCCATCAATGCGGAAAAAACAGGCCGCCAATCCAGCCGCCACCGCTTAG
- a CDS encoding AAA family ATPase, whose translation MAGSTGWGLVEADTSTGEIFEGPHQDKQLSASTVVVVDEAGMLDQDTARAVTELVEEHGASLVMVGDRAQLPAVGRGGVLDTAVQAVGENVVDMATVHRFADSPTKNTQTCRSSCGTGRIQLNYSKLFTGAETLFCTPTRKQLLQR comes from the coding sequence ATGGCCGGTTCCACCGGCTGGGGGTTGGTTGAGGCCGATACGAGTACTGGTGAAATTTTTGAAGGCCCACACCAGGACAAACAACTCTCGGCTTCGACGGTGGTGGTCGTTGATGAGGCCGGGATGTTGGATCAGGACACTGCCAGAGCGGTGACCGAACTGGTCGAAGAACATGGTGCGTCGCTGGTGATGGTTGGTGACCGTGCGCAGTTGCCGGCGGTCGGTCGTGGCGGTGTGCTCGACACCGCTGTGCAGGCTGTCGGCGAGAATGTGGTGGACATGGCCACGGTCCACCGATTCGCCGATTCGCCGACCAAGAATACGCAGACCTGTCGATCCAGTTGCGGGACAGGGAGAATCCAGCTGAACTATTCGAAACTCTTCACGGGCGCGGAAACATTGTTTTGCACCCCGACGAGGAAGCAGCTTTTGCAGCGATAG